In the Natrinema sp. CBA1119 genome, CGTCGTGGCCGAGCCGGTTCGCCTCCCCGGTTTCGTCGGCGAACAGCGCGTCCATCGACTTCTCGAGGACGGTGGAGGCGTCCGTATGCAGTTCCTCGAGCGCCTCGGCGACCGGCTCGGGGATCTCCTCGAGCTTGAGTGCGATGTTGCTGATCTTGGCGGCGTGGTCGGCGACGCGCTCGAGCTGGCGGGCGCTCGAGTGGAAGTCGAAGCAGTCCTCGCGCGGGACGCCGAGTTCCTCGGCGGCGCGGGGCGACCGCAGGGTGGCGCGGAAGATCCGCGAGACGACGAGCCAGAGCCGGTCGACGTCGTCGTCGCGCTCGATCACGTCGCGAGCGATGTCGTCGTCGTTTTCGATCAGTGCAGTCACCGCGTCCTCGAGCATCGACTGGGCGATCAGGCGCATCCGCGTGACGGCGTTGACGATCGACAGCTCCGAGGAATCGAGGAGGTCCTGAATGACCACGCTGTCGGTGGTCTCCTCGAGGACTTCGACGCCGACCAGCCCCTGGGTCGCACTTCGGATCGCGCGACGCTGCTCGGTCGTGATGCGCCCTGCCTCGAGTCTGATGATGTCGAAGCCGCTGACGTACATCGTCATCACGGCGCGGGTCAGTCGTTCGCCCTCGATGCTCGAGATGTCGAGGGTCCCCTCCTGGCGCTCCGTTTCGCTCTGGGGCGTCAGCAATAGCGCGCTGTCTTCGGGATAGAACTCGACGGTTGTGCCGGCGCTGACGTCGTTATCGTTCGCCCACGTTTTCGGCAGCGAGACCGTGTACGTCGATCCGCCCGTCACCTGGACCTTTCGCGTCTCCATGTGGCCGGATGTAGTCCGCTAGAATATAAATATGGGCGCATCTATAGAGGCTCGCTGGAAGACTAATAACACCCGATACAGCTGGTATTCTCGCAATTATACTCGAAATTCGTCCGCGTAGAACGTCGTGAAACTTGTGAGAAGCGACATCTATATAGATCTACTCGAGCCGCT is a window encoding:
- a CDS encoding phosphate uptake regulator PhoU yields the protein METRKVQVTGGSTYTVSLPKTWANDNDVSAGTTVEFYPEDSALLLTPQSETERQEGTLDISSIEGERLTRAVMTMYVSGFDIIRLEAGRITTEQRRAIRSATQGLVGVEVLEETTDSVVIQDLLDSSELSIVNAVTRMRLIAQSMLEDAVTALIENDDDIARDVIERDDDVDRLWLVVSRIFRATLRSPRAAEELGVPREDCFDFHSSARQLERVADHAAKISNIALKLEEIPEPVAEALEELHTDASTVLEKSMDALFADETGEANRLGHDAREAVLEIDEHTRQIDDMLRDLDPVQAQSLGLIVDSLSRSADYGGNIAETALQKAAPRP